The sequence GGTTTAAATGGGGTATTAAGAAGGtatctgagatatcggattcccacacagcaatcatgtaaaacagttttaatgagttttagtttttaacttttagcttaactgatgattctccgtgtataaataaaggttttacattacattacattacaaaaGTCCATACACAGTGGATTCAGCTCAGTGATCTAATCCGAAGATTGGCAATTTCCTGGATTGCACAAATTAGGAAGTGGAGTCAAACTGAACAATATCTTTCCGAAATcatcgaaaaaaagaaaacttgccACTCAAATGTTTCCCTAAAAATTGCCAACATTGCATAAAGTTGGTACGCAGTTTGCAATCAGAATTTGCCATCTCTTTTCATTCTCGTGAAAGCCCGAAATATTACggaaaaaaatttctctatATTCAAAGTGGATAGAAGGCTTCTTAGAGCAAGCGAAATAAGTTCTAGCACCGTAGCCTTAAAATTCCTGTTTTCATCTTCATAGTCTGCGGAAGTTTCACCgacaaaaactgaaaactgtAACGATGCTTAAAAGGAAGAATATTTAGTAGCGTGCACTCTTGTTTCTTTGAAAGTTTTTTCAATATTTCGCATCATTTTATTCCCCCTTTCGTTAGTTAACACTTTTTCATCGTGTTACTGACCGTTTTTAGCCATCACCTTTCAGCGACATTTTGCTCTTAGAGTCTAGGAAGCTTAAAAGTGTGCTGTATAGGAACAAAGCGTGATTTTGGAAAGTGGAAACTGAAATGATTTTGGGAAGGGATATTACATTGTTTCACTTGTCAATAAAAGCTTCTTGGCATGACCATTTTATTCAATATTGAGCCAGCTTTATACTGAATCAACACGAAAGCGATCTGGGTGAAATACTCCCTCGGTTCCTATGGCCACTGAGATTTCTCGCGTTATCGAAAAAGAGCTGAAAGAACCAACCGACTTTAAAggaaacgaaacaaaaaggaCTAATTTCTGGAAAAGACTTAAGCTCGCCTTTGGTGATAAATCTTCTACACTTAATGGCGCTATCAACCTGATTCAAAACAATTCCATAACGCTGCGTAATCTTATAATTGGGGCCTCTACTTATGGCCTGGAGCGCCTTCTCAACGCTAAAGTATTTCACTGTCCGCAGAAAAATTTCCAACAATATGGTCTCACCTTCCTTCTCGCACCGGCTATTGTCCTGTTCTTCGTTAATGTGCTGGTCATTGGTGAAGTGTGGAAGTTGTCTGCAAGGATTTACATCAAAAGATACGAGAGACGGGGTGATTGTTTTACACGGATTTCATTGAGTTTAGCCAAGGCCTGCGTCGGACCTGTGGTTTGGCTGATAGTGGCATTTCTCGAAGAAGATTATTACCTTTGTGCTAAGCTGGGTCCAGCCTCGAAAACTGAGAGCGAAATAAGACAGCAACGCATTGCCGAGTGTAAAAGTCAGTCACATGTCATCGCTTGGATTGTTTTTGTCAGTTTTGTCGTCATTGGAAGCGTGTTGGTGGTGTGGAGAAATTGTCATCTAAAAGACAATCTCCTCATGGAAAGTAAGTCAGTAAAACAAAGATAAAAAAGTAAAAtctcattttctttcattttcgtACGACACAGTGCTAACTATGGACTCTGAAACGTTAGCTTTGTAAAGATCTTTTCACCCTTATAAACTCTTTAGATTTCAATTTTGCTGTTAGTGGACTGCTATGCAGTGAGTGCAAATTCATACttgtatacaccttattccaaaatggcagccgataaattattcttttgtttgcattttaattagccctcttcccctcgtcaacatgtataaaaaacaaaagaattttgaagtgaaaatgaggcaaaagaataatttactggcggccattttggaataaggtgtatagatAACAGCAACCAATAGGAGAAGTACTGCTGTATGAATAGCGATCTGAGCGAATAAGATCCCTGAGCAGCACCTCTGTGAGGGCCTCTACCTCATGGACTAAGAATACCCAACATTTTTCATTCAGTGATTAGCGAACAAAAAATTTAAGTATAAATTTTCCGTTTGGCAAAAAGAGTCTTGTTAAAACTGTCACTTTAGTCCAATATTACTGTTGATGTATTGCAGTTGATTTTATGTGAAGCAGCCTCATTCCCAAGGCCTTTCCGCCTAAGAAAGGCTTGGGAACGAGGCTTACCACAattgagttttaaaaattttaattgtGTGACTCCACACTCATTTCCAGACCTCTACTCTTACGAGAGGCGAGAGGCCCTGAGTGCAAAGAAGGTGTTCACTGAACTAATGGGCTCCAAATGCGAGGACGCTGACCTTGATAACGACCCAATGACAGGAGAATATGGCAACCACGAGGAAAAAGTCACTTTGTACAAAAACGGAATCCCagaaattattggaaaaaagaCAGTTGAGAAACTTTTCGAAGGTAAGAATATGGCTATTTATACAAAAGGTTGTGCAAACCGATGCAAGGCAGATGGGGAGACAGGGAGATTAAAACATAGATAGCCAGCGGCTACGAGAAATAAAGAGCTCACGGGTAGCGGGCGAAAGCAGCAAGGGACGGGCAAGGTTGTTAAGAATTGCTTTTCTTGGTTGCCATTCAAAGAAATGTAAATAGCTTCGAGTCAAACAAAAGGACGCAAATTTTGGCACGCCGACGTTTCGCCAGCGTTTTTCTCTGGCATTTCAAGTGATCATTTTCTCTTACAGTTATAACCTCGATCAAAACAATGCACCATTCAAATCAGTTCCAGGTCATCATCGTGACCACAGTCCAAGTGAAGTTCCACATTCGACAATGCCTGCTTTaagaaaaatttcagaaatttggGGCAAATTTTGAACGATTGTAACTTGTTTTAAATAAACAGTTAAATATTCATCGCGTCAGAACAACTGAACGGTCGACTAATACACCTGCAGAGTACACCAGCTCTGTGACCACCAGCAAACACATGCTCACAACCATATCACACTGTCAATGACGGTGGCAGCAATGCATGGACTGCTTTCTCAGCCTTTTTGGCAACATTACATAGTAGAAAATACCAAAGTGGGTGTTTAGACAACCCTTTCAGTGGCTCCGTCCACGCAACAAAAATGGTTGTGTGATTGGAAAGACCACAGCACACGCGCATGAAGAGGCGGATCCAGGGATCGGATCAGTGTGCCAcgtaaatgcagaaaaaaattacttaaaGCACAGTGGACACGCTCTTTACCTGCCACGTGGTGATGCCATCACCTTTCGAATGCGAATTGTCGTACCACTCAGGCACTGTGGTCTTTTTCAGGTTATAAAGGGGACAATTGGTCAGAAAGCGATGGATGGCATTACATTGAAGCTTACCAAAAATTCAAAGATATGTTTCCACGCATTTCTACGGGAAATCCTCGACATCCTTGGAGAGCTGGAGAATCAATAGTACACAGTCAAGACAACGAAAAGAATTCAGCAACAAAATGGCAACTGTGGAAGAAGAAAACGAGGAAATTTGATCCAACCAGAGAGACTAAAATTTAAGcaacaacgccataaattaaacCTGGAAGACATTATTCAGTTTCCAAGAAGCTGGGAATCTGTCAGCACTGCAGCTCAAAATCAACGTGAAAGCGATCAGTGACTTTGTTCAATAACCAATGGACAAGTATAAAGTGGAAGTGAATATGTGATAAAAATTACTAAATATCCTTTGGACAAAAATTTCAGTGGTATCCTTTAGCAAGATAGCCCTCTAAGAAACCTTTATTTACTCTCGGAACGGGTTTGGTTAAGTTGACCCTTAGCTAAAAATGGAAGCCGCGGCTAACGCAACACTGTTCTATCTTTATTTGTCACGGTAATAAAAAAGCTGTCGTTATTTGCACTAACAATCTTCCCCTGCACTAAATCAGTGCATTAGATCTAGATTAATGCTTGCGCTCTAAATTGCGTGGCCACAGCGAGGTAGCCGATGAAGGAATTTGTTCACCGTGGTGAATAGGAAAGGAAGTGTGTTACTAATCACGGCAGCTAACACTACAAGTAAAGCGTCTATCACAGAAGGCTCTAATAAAGCTCATTAAACAGCATCCAACTCGAACAGTTTGTGCCTATGGGTCATTGATTATCTTTCAATAGAGTTCATGGCCGGGAAACCTGAAAGTGTAACCTTTGAACAGTCAGACTTTCCACTGAGAGACACAAAGGCATTGATTGGCTACAAGAGAGAGATAATGCGAAAGTAGAACCTGATTCTGATTTCTGCAACTTTTGCTACAACTTGTCTTCGACTTGAGTTGTCTGGAAATATTGACGCAACTAGACTAGTTGCATGAAAAATCTGCACAGTACAACTGCGCCTTGTCATTTTCcctttcagtttatttctttcaaaagatCACTACTCTTTCGCAAAAAGAGACGCGTTTAGTGCAATAATAGGAGTTGACGAATCTTGTTGGGGGACCAAACTTGACGGAGGCCAATAACAGCGATTCAAGTCAAAACTTGAATAGAATAGAAGATGGAAGCGGTCGAGAATCATTTTATTGGGacgaaaaacaaaggaaaatctATTTCCAGGTGAGCCCGAGTTTGATTGACAatacaaaagtttggttttatcaaacgagttgataaatgttgaattaccaccgtgaaagatttagaaagccgacgtttcgagcgttagcccttcgtcagagcgaatgacgaagggctaacgctcgaaacgtcagctttaataaatttaataaatgttgaattaccaccgtgaaagatttagaaagctgacatttcgagcgttagcccttcgccagagcgaatgacgaagggctaacgctcgaaacgtcagctttctaaatctttcacggtggtaattcaacatttatcaactcgtttgataaaaccaaacttttgttttgatctccaccaccgacgcagcaccacagtttctttagaaactagaaatccatttgaTTGACAATAGAATGATAAGGTTGCGAAAATAACAATGGCAGATACAGTGGCAATGAGGATAACATGCGAATTttggaaagtttgaaaacattGCTTGCTCTATTTAGTAAACAAACATTTCAAAAGAAAGGAGAGGTAGCACTCGAATGACACAGTTTGCCAGTTTGTTCCCACAATTATCTGTTGGACGTAGGAAAAATTGTCTTTTGCAACCTCTGCGAACCCAACTCATGTGTTCGATGCTATGATGATTATTCCTCAGGTTTTGAAAAGAACGATTCGGCGTTCAGTGGACGGACAACTCgcccccacccaccccccccccgaCAGTTACAGTAGCCCCGAACTACTAGACAGACACAATTGCATGCGTTATGTGTTTCCATTCGCTTCGAACTCACAACAATATACATTGCATCCTCCGTTGTTGTAACATAATAGCAATTTCTCAGTTATTGAGGTTCAATCTTACCATTCTTCATTTCACATTTCCTGGCTTCATGGCTGAAACTTCGTCGTTCGGTTGTGAATGAGTAATTGAGTCATCATGGAGTTGGATTAAAATGGGCTGTGCCGGCCGTTTTCTCGTGGACCACAAAACTCTCCCTCAAAGCTAGCATAAACGATATGTTTTGAACTAATTATACATCACATTGATGAAAACCTCCTTTCCTTGCAACTGTTTGTGTCTCTCGAGCTCAAACGTACCAGTTTTGAGCTTATACGTAGGAGTTTTCGTATGGTAGGCTGACCGCTGGCCAGTTTCTTTAGTTAATAAACGgtatttttttgtcttgttcaaTTGTTAAAATGATCTAGCGTTGACGATGTTTTGTAGGTGTCGTGTATTGCCTCCAAGACTACGCTGGATAACACCTTCAGGCTAACGAAATGGTTTCTTTTTAATTCATCCGTGCTCATAACCTCGAAATGTTTACTCCTCGTAAATGTGGCGTTAAATTCGACCCTCCGACTCTAGTTGTGTATTACGAAGCCAACCTGTCAGGTAAGAAAGAACTAACTAAACTTAAAGTAATCATGGAGGAATTTCTTGAAGGCCATGAAAATAATAGTAGTGAATGGATTATTACTGGGACTGACTAATAAGTTCAAGTTCATGTTTATTAAAGATTAAAAACAGAAAGAGGTGGCGAAATACAGCCAAACGATTTAAGCAACTACAAATGTGCAAGCCCCTTCAGAACTTGAAAAATAGCCAGGCTGATCACTATTGAATattataacatttttattatcaGGAAAGCTACATAAAAGATCTATGCCGCTACGGATGTTGAGAAAAAATTCAAGGTCAGTACTGCCAGACCTCAGAAGGCATACTATTGCATTCTTTATGACATGAAACAAAACCTGTTTCACTCAAGCAGCCCATGCCTAAGCACGAGCAATTAACTCTGCAGCATGATTGTTAGATTGTTAGAGACTCAAACCACCAACAAGTCACTGCTCCTGCACATGCTTTTGTTGCAAGTTACAGGTTTTCTCTAATCTTGGTATGAcggtttttatttatttgcaatGTAGGCTTTTGTGTTCGGTACGGTTATCAcgaaagggaaaacaccggttcccatctgttcacGGAAGTTAAGCcttgttggacagggttgatatctgaATGGGTTACCATTTAGATAagataccctgtgctgtactccttgggaagtcaggcttgCGCAGTGGAAATCAATCatgccttccacctctactacaatgttgtatgtggattgagtttcagtcaatctcaacctgacttcaaggGTTTTCTCTTGGCACTgtggtttcctccctcctcaaataTTGACTCCTAACTTCTAAATCCAATTTACAGGACCCCGTTGATAACAGTActttgtactgaagggttatcctagATAAATATTCAAAATTATAATTGTTAACTTCTGGTTGCACCTGGCGATGTCAAGTCAGATATTTGAGCAACAGACCACACTTTTAGGGAGATTTACTAGTGTAATAGACCCATATGGGATGTCTGAAAAATTGTGAGAAAAAGCTTGTTAATCATGAGCCATAGGCTGTTAAATAATTGTTCTCCTAATGTCAGGGAATCATGTTGCAACTAACAGCAACTACAGTTCATTCTCTCACTTTTTGTGAGAACTGATTCATGACGAGTTAGAAAGCAAGCAACTTTAAGCAATTTATGTGGGATATTAAAAGCTGGAAATGAACACAGTATCTTTTTAAGGAGATCCAACAATAGGAGGTAACTAGTTGGATGTTTACAAAGCATGGTGAAGTTGAACATGATACATTTGCTTGCACATCTATTGGCTTTACCTTGTGAAGAGAAAGAAAGTCCTTGTAGTCCTTATCAATAGCTACTAAGCTACTGGATGGTGCATATTATACCTTTGTCAAAATTTGGCAACCTCGCAAAAGAGAAAGCCACTGTTCATTTTCTTGTCCACAACCCTTTGACTCTGCAACTTCTTTTGCACCTCCTTGATGCTTTTCTATGAAGTTACAGTGATTCCCAGAACTGTTTGTTCATCATGCTATTCATCTTTTAAACCTCAAAGAGGCACTGTCATGCCATGGTGAAAATGCTTTATAAAATCAATGCAAATACAAATAACTCTTACGTTTCTTTTACAAGAACTTTGTTAGTACACTGAATCCAATTTTTGTCATCTACAGCTCAGAATTGCAAGGATGGAAAAGGATTGAAACCTGAAAAAGTTGGCcaatattttattgcaatatatTCTAAAAATCCCCAAAATTTAATGTGGATAGCTTTGCTGGCAAAAATCATCTGACATTCTTGTGTTGTTTTCCAAGcaatgttgttgcttttgaatgAAGCATCTTTTcagccagttttttttttcaaacagagAAACTAGGGTGACAGTGCCACTTTAAAGTTGATGCAAGCTGATCATTGAGGTGTCAGTGTCATCCTGAGAAGAAATGTTGTCCTCTAAGAGTGTAGAATCATTGGTCAAAAACAGCTTTCCTTTTCAGAACTCCACTCACCTGAATGATCACATTCTAGATTCCATCAAGGTTTGTTACTTCTAGGTTCCAACCATTTTTAAGGTATAATTTTTGTCACAATTTAGTTTGACTGTTTAATTTTCGTTTCTGTAGTATTTCAGATGCAGTTCAAGAGTTGAAAAAAAGTTCTAGACATGGCAAATATCTAGAGAAAATTTCAGTATCACAGGTGGAGTGTAGAAATGTTTGTGCCATTTTGATTTTCTCAAGGTTTTGAAATGGTGGGCATGGCAGATGGATGTTATAGACTTCATTGAAAACTAAATATCAAAATTCTTCCTTTCTGGTGCAATCGTGCTGCCAAGAAATGTATTTTAAGTGGATGTTATTTCTAAGCAATTTTGAGCAGGTCCAGTGCAAcctgcaaataatattaattttaaccCATGCCGATAAATTTTTCTTGGAactgcaaaaaattaaaaaaaaaacccaaaccCTGACACCCTTTCTCCCTGTACTGCTAAAATTAATAAAACGGGTGgctttttattaaattccttgaaACGTTTGCGTTAATTTAGCCGCTCAAAAAGCTTGAAATGTTGTAGATAAAAAAAGGCTTTTTACGATTTTAAGCCATAATTATCAGTCACTTAGCTGACTGTATAGGGTGATAATCATTGTTGACCCTGGTATATTTCCTTCTGATGACTTGGTGGAGAGTGAAAACCAAAGTGGACCTCTTTCACATCCATGATTTGGAAGGCAAAGTGTTGTTCCGTttattttgtccaagattgtaatTTAATTGCATAATTCACAGAAGTATGCAACCTGTATGTTGTAATTTGAAGCATTTCCTTGGGAGTTCACCTCTTTTTAGTCCActcatactttttttttctgagccaGCGTTGAAAAAAAAGCATCTTTATCTAATGCTTTTCTCATTCAGACACTGTTAATGCTTTCATTGTCAATCGTTTTAATTCTCTGTCTGTTAGTGGCAAATATCATAGTCTTATCTTCGATCTTTCAGAGCAAATCCCTGAAATATGTTGCTTCATTGTCTTAGAGATCACGCTATTCTAGTCTGTGAAGGCAGATATCCACTTATGGTTAATTATAGAAACCGTAAATAAATTT is a genomic window of Acropora muricata isolate sample 2 chromosome 8, ASM3666990v1, whole genome shotgun sequence containing:
- the LOC136924764 gene encoding calcium homeostasis modulator protein 5-like, which translates into the protein MATEISRVIEKELKEPTDFKGNETKRTNFWKRLKLAFGDKSSTLNGAINLIQNNSITLRNLIIGASTYGLERLLNAKVFHCPQKNFQQYGLTFLLAPAIVLFFVNVLVIGEVWKLSARIYIKRYERRGDCFTRISLSLAKACVGPVVWLIVAFLEEDYYLCAKLGPASKTESEIRQQRIAECKSQSHVIAWIVFVSFVVIGSVLVVWRNCHLKDNLLMENLYSYERREALSAKKVFTELMGSKCEDADLDNDPMTGEYGNHEEKVTLYKNGIPEIIGKKTVEKLFEGYKGDNWSESDGWHYIEAYQKFKDMFPRISTGNPRHPWRAGESIVHSQDNEKNSATKWQLWKKKTRKFDPTRETKI